A genomic window from Geotrypetes seraphini chromosome 18, aGeoSer1.1, whole genome shotgun sequence includes:
- the LOC117351861 gene encoding protocadherin gamma-A4-like, with translation MQRGSFVGNIAKDLKLDIKELSDLAARLTSRGRTQYFALDLNTGYIIVKEKIDREAICRQASQCLLNVDIIIGNSVKIYAFEIMIQDINDNSPTFHDEEIELKISESTTPGTRYLLQDAEDSDLGNNSLQSYQLSNSEYFTLNVQPGVGAVKYAELVLEKSLDREEQAVHRLILTATDGGDPVRSGTAQIHVIVLDANDNAPVFNQSVYKVEVLENVPIGTVVVTLNATDKDEGINSEITYLFRKITDKGSQIFQLNPKTGIISVVGDLDFEESEAYEMEVRASDGGGLSAICKVLIQVINLNDNIPELTVTSLFSPVAEDSPPGTAVALLDVHDRDSGESGRVTCFIKGSLPFELKKSTANYYSLLTNRNLDREEVSEYNITVTATDKGIPQLSTTKNFLLLILDKNDNPPIFDQSSYMVYVKENLPAGTSIYSTKATDLDWGQNSRITYSIIDDELSGASLSSYISINSETGVLYTIRSFDYEEFRDFQIQVKAEDGGSPTLSSNVTFKIFIVDQNDNYPVILYPSFPADGSTGVELVPRSCDPGSLVTKVIAVDADSGQNAWLSYILVTSTDPGLFTVGLHTGEIRTVRSFLDKHSVKQTLVVLVKDNGQLPLSSTVTVTIMVTDSIQDVLSDLSSISSPTDTESNLTQYLVIAVATISCLFFIFIIGLLAIKLHKWKESQLFESSSVNFSAVPTTQYVGVDGVKAFLQTYSKDLCLTTDSKKSQFTNPNSSHSNTLAVNQASQKQASLLFTEAIHLGNEDINLFQVSGFFEIFLTNFVQAYEESVSFQKIKALLEMLDLRSPAV, from the coding sequence ATGCAGAGAGGTTCTTTCGTGGGAAATATCGCCAAGGATCTGAAACTGGACATAAAGGAGCTATCAGATCTTGCAGCCCGCTTAACTTCCAGAGGTAGGACTCAGTATTTTGCTCTCGACTTAAATACCGGATACATTATTGTTAAGGAGAAGATCGACAGAGAAGCGATTTGTAGACAAGCGAGCCAATGTCTGTTAAATGTGGATATTATTATAGGTAATTCCGTGAAAATTTATGCATTTGAAATTATGATTCAagatataaatgataattcaccCACGTTCCATGATGAAGAAATAGAGTTAAAAATCAGTGAATCGACAACACCAGGAACTCGGTATCTCTTACAAGACGCTGAAGATTCAGATTTAGGGAATAATTCTCTCCAGAGCTACCAGCTCAGCAACAGCGAGTACTTTACTTTGAATGTACAACCTGGAGTAGGCGCTGTGAAATATGCAGAATTAGTTCTTGAGAAATCTCTGGACCGGGAAGAACAGGCTGTTCACCGTCTTATTCTGACGGCCACTGATGGAGGGGATCCCGTAAGATCTGGCACTGCACAAATTCACGTCATTGTTCTGGATGCAAATGACAATGCTCCTGTCTTTAATCAATCTGTCTATAAAGTTGAGGTCTTGGAAAACGTTCCCATAGGTACTGTAGTGGTTACACTGAATGCTACTGACAAAGATGAAGGAATAAATTCAGAAATAACCTATCTATTTAGAAAAATTACCGATAAAGGATCACAAATATTTCAACTTAACCCCAAAACTGGAATAATATCAGTTGTGGGAGATTTGGACTTCGAGGAATCTGAAGCCTATGAAATGGAAGTTCGGGCGAGTGATGGTGGAGGTCTCTCAGCCATTTGCAAAGTTTTAATCCAAGTTATCAACTTGAATGATAACATCCCAGAGCTCACTGTCACGTCCCTCTTCAGTCCAGTAGCAGAGGACAGTCCTCCTGGAACAGCTGTGGCGCTACTTGATGTGCACGACAGAGACTCTGGAGAAAGTGGTCGTGTAACTTGCTTCATCAAGGGCAGTTTACCCTTTGAACTAAAGAAATCAACTGCTAATTATTACAGTTTATTGACTAACCGAAATCTGGATAGGGAGGAAGTCTCAGAATATAACATAACTGTAACAGCCACAGATAAAGGAATACCCCAACTGTCTACAACCAAAAACTTTCTTCTGCTGATTTTGGATAAAAACGATAATCCACCTATTTTTGATCAGTCTTCTTACATGGTTTATGTGAAAGAAAATCTACCAGCTGGAACCTCTATTTATTCTACAAAAGCAACAGATTTGGACTGGGGTCAGAATTCTAGAATAACCTATTCAATAATTGATGATGAACTCAGTGGAGCCTCTCTGTCTTCTTACATATCCATTAACTCAGAGACTGGAGTATTATATACAATCCGTTCATTTGATTATGAAGAGTTTAGAGATTTCCAAATCCAGGTGAAGGCTGAAGATGGAGGTTCCCCAACTCTCAGTAGTAATGTCACCTTCAAGATCTTTATTGTAGATCAAAATGACAATTATCCTGTAATCTTATACCCTTCATTTCCTGCCGATGGTTCTACGGGTGTAGAGTTGGTACCTCGTTCATGTGACCCAGGCTCTCTGGTAACTAAAGTGATAGCTGTTGATGCAGATTCTGGACAAAATGCCTGGCTATCATACATTCTAGTTACATCTACTGACCCTGGACTGTTCACGGTTGGACTTCATACCGGAGAAATCAGAACCGTTCGTTCTTTTTTAGACAAACACTCGGTCAAGCAAACTCTTGTGGTTTTAGTGAAAGACAATGGCCAACTTCCCCTTTCTTCCACAGTTACTGTGACTATCATGGTGACAGATAGCATTCAGGACGTTCTTTCCGATTTGAGTAGCATTTCATCACCTACAGACACCGAGTCCAACTTAACACAGTATTTGGTAATCGCTGTTGCTACCATATCTTGTctcttctttattttcataatagGACTACTAGCCATCAAGCTCCATAAATGGAAGGAATCTCAGCTCTTTGAGTCTTCCAGTGTTAATTTCAGTGCTGTTCCCACCACTCAGTATGTAGGTGTAGATGGTGTCAAGGCATTTCTTCAGACTTATTCCAAAGACCTCTGCTTAACTACAGACTCTAAGAAAAGCCAGTTTACAAATCCTAATTCAAGTCATTCCAACACTCTGGCTGTCAATCAAGCATCCCAGAAACAAGCATCACTCTTATTTACAGAAGCAATACATTTAGGTAATGAAGACATAAATCTCTTTCAGGTGAGTGGCTTTTTTGAAATTTTCTTAACAAATTTTGTCCAAGCTTATGAGGAGTCTGTCAGCTTTCAAAAAATTAAAGCTCTCTTGGAAATGCTTGATTTAAGGTCTCCTGCAGTTTAG